From the Mahella australiensis 50-1 BON genome, the window TTCAGAAATCTGGACTTTGGCCTTGGGTCCGCTATAGCGGTGCTGATATTCATATTTGTGTTCTTAATAAGTCTGGTGTATATCAACCTTTTGAGCAGGCAAAATGACTGAGAGGAGGGTAAGAAGCATGCATAAAAGCAAATTGTCTAATATAGTTTTTTATATATGTGTGGCAATATTTATGGTCATAATAGTGTTTCCATTTTACTGGCAAATAATAACGTCATTCAAACCACCCGAACAATTGTGGGATATACCGCCCGGATGGTGGCCGTCAAGGTTTTATTTAGGTTCATATATAGCAGCTTTTACTCAGCGACCGTTTTTGACTTATTTGAAAAACAGCGCTATAGTAGCGACATCTACTACAGCATTTGCGGTGTTTGTTACTTCTTTTGCCGGATATGCACTGGCAAGGCTGCATTTTAAAGGCAAAAATGCTATATTGGCTCTTGCATTATCGGTTTCTATGTTTCCAGGCATAGCCATAGTAAGTCCGCTGTTTTTGATGATGAAACAATGGAACCTCCTGAATTCGTATGTGGGCCTTATTTTAACATATACTACGATAACTATACCGCTTTCGATGTGGAACCTCACTACGTTTTTCAGGACAATACCTGCTGATATGGAAGAAGCAGCAAAAGTGGACGGAGCCTCGCCGTTCTATACCTTTATAAGAATAATATTGCCGTTGGCTGCGCCAGGCATATTTACAACGGCTATATTAGTGTTCATAGCAGCGTGGAATGAATTCTTATTTGCATTGACATTCAATACTAAAGATGCTTTGAGAACGGTACCTGTCGGTATAGCGATGTTCCCAGGAGAGTACACTTTACCATGGGGTGACATATCAGCCGCATCCGTAGTGGTGGTGCTGCCGCTTATCATTATGGTGCTTTTATTCCAGCAGCGGATAGTGTCCGGCCTTACTGCAGGTGCGGTGAAGGGCTAAAATATAAAGGGAGCGGCATGAGTTAATGGCTTATGCCGCTCTTATTACATCATCATTCCCAACCTTTGCCGCCTATGCCACGGGATAATATTTTTTCGCCATAACCGCTTTTTATATATGTTGCCATAGGATCCGGTTGAAGCCCCATTTCTTCCCTTACAGCTTCCAAAAGGGGTTGTACATCGGTTTCAAAAGCCTCTCTTACGATAGCCTCGGCTGCCATGACGTCATCGGCTTCTTGTGCTTGTTTAAGTTCATTGCGGTTTACGAGCAACGCCTTTGCATATGCGGTCTGTATATTTAGCACTGAGCGTATCATAGCAGGTATCTTGGGCTCTATGCAGTGGCTCTGGTCGATCATATATGCTATGTTTGCAGCCGTTTGAGCCGTACTTTCATCTAAACTGGCCGTTATAAGCTCATTGAATATCAGAAATAGCTCATAAGGATTTATGGAACCGACTATGAGGTCGTCGTCTGCATACTTGCGGTTATTGAAGTGGAAGCCGCCTATTTTACCTTCGTCTAACAAAAATGCTACTATGTGCTCGACATTGGTGCCCTGTAAGTGATGACCAAGATCTACCAATACCTGTGCCTTCGGCCCGAGCTTTGATGAAAATGTGTAAGACATACCCCAATCTGCTATATCAGTATGATAAAAAGCAGGTTCGAAGCACTTGTATTCTATCAACAGGCGCATGTTATCGCCGAGGGCATCGTATACCTCTTTAAGACATTGCTCCAGATAATGTTTGCGCATACGAAAATCGCCCTGGCCAGGATAATTTGTACCGTCGGCCAACCATAAGCTGATTATGTTGGAATCTACCTCTTTGGCAATATCTATGCATTCCAGCATATGTTCAGTGGCTTTACGACGTATGTCAGGCTTGACATTGGTTAAACTACCGAATTTATAATCATCATCTTGGAATAAATTCGGATTCACAGCCCCTATTTTTAAGCCCAGTTGAGCGGCATATTCTTTTACCTTGCCATAATCATCGACTTTATCCCATGGTATATGTATAGCTACGGTAGGGCACATGCCGGTATATTTGTTTACTTGAGCTGCATCTTCCAGCTTCTCAAATAAATTTCTCGGTACGCCGACCTGCTTGAATGTCTTAAAACGCGTGCCCGAATCGCCATAACCCCAAGAAGGCGTTTCCACCTTGAAAGACTTAAGGCGTTCCTTTACCCATCCTATGTTTACGCCTTTGTCTTGTTGTTTTTTCTCCCAAAGTTTATATTCATCTGACATTGATTTTTCTCCTCTCCATCTGATATTACCATTAGCAGTATTATAACAAATCTATAAACATTGAGCAACAAAAATAGTCAAAAAATTTTTTGAATTAAAAAAGGATTCTTTTGATTTATGTCGTATATATACTGTATAAACAAAAAATTATAGATAACTTTTGCTGAAGAAAAGGGGAAATGAGTGTATGATGAAGAATGCCAGTCCATATGCACCTGTTGAGTTAAGATGCGAGTATTTGGTCGATTTTTTAGGGATAGACAATCCCAAGCCAAGATTCTCTTGGTTGCTCGACCATGATGAGAAAGGCCAATACCAGACAGCATATCAGATTGTAGTGGCCGATAACACGCAAAGCGTGGGAAACGATGAAGGCAACGTATGGGATAGTGGACGCGTGGAGTCGGATAACTCTGCAGGTATGGTTTATCAAGGGCAGCAGCTTAAGCCATGCACGCGATATTTTTGGAAAGTGCGTTGGTGGGATAAAAATGGGCAAATTAGTCCGTACAGCCGTGTAGCTGTTTTTGAAACCGGCCTTATGGCTGATGACAATTGGCAGGCTAAATGGATAGGCGATAAGAGCCGCCAGGAAGTCGTTGTACCAGGTGGCGACGGATTGAATCAAGGCAAAGGCTTTACGCTATATATGGGAAGCCTGTTCAGGAAAGAGTTTGTTCTGAGCAAAAAACCGGTTCGGGCCAGAGCGTATGTATCCGGTATAGGATATTATGAAATGCGCATAAACGGCAAAAAAGTGGGTGACAGGGTACTTGAACCCGGTCAGACCGACTATAAGAAAACGGTGCTTTATTCTACATACGATATAATGCCATATCTTAATAATGATGCAAACGCTGTAGGCATTATGCTAGGCAACGGACGCTATGTTAAGGATTACGGTTATGATTTCCCGAGGCTTATAGCGCAGCTGCTTATAGAGTATGAAGATGGAAGCAGCGATGTAATAGTCACTGATCAAACATGGAGGACACATGCTGCGCCTATCCGCGAAAATGGCATATACTACGGCGAGACATACGATGCACGCATGGAGGTCAAAGGATGGGATGAGCCCGGCCTAAACGATGAAGGTTGGGAGGCTGCTGAAATAGTATCGGCTCCCGGGGGCAAGCTAATATCTCAGGCCATGCCGCCTATAAAGGTGACCAAATCCTTCCCGGCCGTTAGGCTTACCAATCCTATGCCCGGTGTATATATTTATGATTTCGGCCAAAACTTTACCGGTTGGGTTAGGCTGCAAGTCCAAGGCTCGGCCGGTACGACGGTTAAACTCAGGTTCTCGGAGCTGCTGTATGATGATGGCACGCTTAATGTCAACGTTAACCGAAACGCACAAGCTACCGATACCTATACATTAAAAGGTGAGGGAATAGAGGTTTACGAACCACGCTTTACTTACCACGGTTTCAGATATGTTGAAATGACAGGCTTTCCTGGTACACCGTCTTTGGACACGCTGGAGGGCAGGTTCTTGCATACAGCGGTAGAGCCCACGGGCGGCTTTGAGTGTTCCAACCAACTGTTGAATAATATACACCGCAATATAATTTATGGTCAACTCAGCAACCTCATGAGCGTACCCACCGATTGCCCGCAGCGTGACGAACGCATGGGATGGATGGGAGACGCGCAACTGGTGGCTGAGGAAGCAGGCTATAACTTCGACATGGCGGCTTTTTGGGGAAAATATCTGGACGATATAAAAGATTGCCAAAAAGAAGATGGCAGCGTTTCCGATGTGGTACCAGCATATTGGCCTATCTATCCGGCCGATCCGGCATGGGGTACAGCTTATATCTCCATAGCATGGGAGTTATATAGATTTTACGGCGATGTAACTGTGTTGGAGCGCCATTATGACAGCATGAAACGATGGGTGGATTTCCTCACCGCTCATACCGATGAAAGCGGATTGGTTAATTATTACCATTACGGCGAATGGTGTGCTCCGGGCAGCATACCACCAAAGAACATGCCTTGGGAGATAACGTCGGCCTTCTTCTATTATCACGATGCTTTGATGCTATCTCAGATAGCCAGGCTTCTCGGTAAAGATGAAGATGCCGAATCGTATAGGCAGCTATCAGGCAATATAAAGGACGCTTTTAATAATAAGTTCTTAAACGCCGAACACGGCTGCTACTCGTTCTCCAGTCAAACATGCAATGTGCTGGGCCTACAATTTGACATAGTACCCGAGGATAAAGAGAAGACGGTCGTAGACGTGTTGCTTAGGCAAGTGATAGAATCCTGGGATTATCATTTCGATACGGGCATAATAGGTACTAAATATATCCTGGATACGCTTGCAAAATATGGCTATAAGGATGTAGCCTATAAGATGATGACGCAGGAGGATTACCCCAGCTTTGGCTATATGATAAGAGAAGGCGCCACTACGGTATGGGAGCGATGGGAAAAGCTCACCAACAGGGGTATGAACTCGCATAATCATATAATGTTCGGCACGGTAGATGCTTGGTTTTATAAGGATCTAGCCGGTATAATACCAGAGCAACCGGGATTTAAGCGTGTGACTGTAAAACCGGTGGTGCCAAGTGGCCTGGACCATGCTTCGGCCAGTGTTAAAACTGTGCGCGGTATGGTCGGCTCACAGTGGAAACGTAACCAAGACTCGTTCCATCTCGAGGTTACCATACCTGTCAATGTTACAGCGCGGGTTATGGTACCTAAATTGGACTTTGACGATGTAATGGTAAAAGAAAATGATGTGAGCGTTGATAGCCAAAATCTTAGCACCTGTTGCGATAATGAGGAAGAGTATTTTGTATTCGATGTAGGTTCGGGCGTATATACCTTCGAAGTAGAGAGAGCATAAGATACAGGAATGACGAGTGGAGGCGGCTTACAATTGCCTCCACTTAATTTTTTGTTTTCCATATAGAAATTTTTTATAGAAAAGCGGATTTTTTAAACGAGTAGCGAATATACAATATGCAGAGAAACGTTTCTTTAAAAATAATGTTAATTTGTTCATATATACACAATAAAGCGCCTATAAAATGGTTAATACTTGCTATATAGCGAAACGTTTTTCAAGATAAGAATTGGAGGAATTGGTCAATGCCTAGGGAAATACCTATTTGCGTTAACAACTGGATATTTGGAAACGCTCCTTTGAGAGAGGTGGTGGAGAGGGCCACGAAAATGGGTTTCGATGGCATAGAACTGGTAGGAGAACCAGCGATATATAAACCTGCGGAGATTAACGGTTTAGTCGGAGCTTATGGCCTCAACGTATGTTCAATATGTGGAATGTACCCAGGCCCGGAAGAGGGCGATTTACGAGCCTTATGCCATCCCGACAGAATTGAAAGGGAGAAGGCCATAGATTATGTGAAAGCCTGCGTAGACCTGGCTAAAAAGATAAACGCCCGCAGTGTGCTGGTAGCACCCAGTCTGGTAGGACAGCCTGGGCTATTTGTCAGCAAAGCCGATGATATACAACGGGCTGTCGAATCTATACATAAGGCTGCTCAATACGCCGAGGACCAAGGCATAATGCTTACGATAGAGCCGATAAACCGTTATGAAGTCGGCTTGGTAAATAGTCTTGACGATACCGTAGCCATGGCTAAAGCTATAGGCAGCGATTTTGTAAGGATTATGGGCGATACATTCCATATGCAGATAGAGGAAGGCGATGGTATACCAAATGCCCTAAGACGAGCCGGTAGCTATTGGGTGCAGCATATACACGTGGCTGATAATACTCGAGAGGCACCGGGTATGGGTACCATGCCATGGCGTGAAATCATACGAGCATTACACGATATAGACTATGAAGGTGTCATATCCATGGAACCATTGCCCAAAGGTAAAGCGCCTTATGACGCGAGAAACGGCAATATACCTGCTGACAAGCTCGATATGGATCTCAAGTTCGGATTGGAGTTTTTAAAACGGGAACAGGATACGGTTATGAGGTATAAACCATGATATCATGGGAAACTTTTTGCTATTTCAGCGATAGGTTGTTCTATTATATACAGAAGCATGCAAGGGGGTAATGATAACATTGAGTAATTATGATGTTATTAAAGAAACGTTTGAGAAAGTTCAAGGGATCTTTAAGGCTGATACCGGCTGGTATACACCTCCGGGCGTACTTCATGCTCCAGGGTCGTATCTGACTTATGAGCCTCAGTGGAACAGCGATGTCAATGCTGTTTTTGAGAATATAACGGCAGGCGAGATATATCCTTATGAATTTTTGGTGGAAAATTGTCCTGAAGATAAAAAACACGATATGGAATATATCTTAAGCCTTATGGATTGGCAAAAGAATATTGATCCTCATTATAAGAAACATTATTTCCGCCCGCCTATCAAATGTCTTATTCAGGATGATGGTTATAATGAGAAGTGGATCGTGTATGCCAATGATTATATAGCAGCGAAGGAATTAACCGTTATGCCAGGCCGAACAGCTATAGTAAAAGATGATGCGGCCTACGGTTGTATCATCATGCAGGGCCATGGCTGCTTTGGCGTATACGACTGCGAGACGGCTATAATGCTTCGTTACGGGCAGTTGAGTGCTGATGAATATTTTGTAAGTGAGGCTGCTGCTCAAGAAGGTGTAAGAATAACTAATAAGAGCAAATGGGAGCCCATGGTTATGTTAAAACATTTCGGCCCAAATAATCCTGATGTACCAAAAACTGTACTATAGAAAGGAAAATATTTATGAATACGATAGTTTTAAAGAACGATAACTTGTACTTGGAATTTGAAGCGTCCAATGGAGCGTTGATCGGGCTGACTGCTGTAAATACTGGCTGGAAGATGCTAGACCGATCTCAGTTGGGGCTTTCATTCCGGTTGCTGATACCGCTGCCGGGCAGAAGGAACAATCCTGTGTATGGGGAGAAACAGAAAGTGTCCGATATACATGTAAGCCCCGACAATAGCAGTGCTGTTTTTGTTTGGAATGGCGTTGCTTCAGAGTATGGCGGCAGGCATGATATAAAGCTGACGATGGAAGTTAAGCTAAATGCCGAACAAGTAATATATGCAGTGCATATTGATAACAACTCGGAATATACAGTGGAGAACGTGTATTGCCCATACTTGGGTGACATACAGCATCCACCGGCCGATAAACAGTTCGAAGCGTTTATCTATAATTATGGTAGCGCTCAGCAATGGGCATTGTGGCCCATATACCAGAATACACGCGGCTATTACGGTGTGGATTATCCTATGCAGTTTGGGCCACCATCAGCCTGCGGTGCACCTACTGCGCCTTTCTGCCTATTGCATGGAGCTACTCAAGGTTTATATGTGGGTGTCTACGAGCCTAGTGCTGAATTGGTGGCATGGCATACCGAGCTTAGGCCGGGCTATGGTAGTTCCATAGATAGCCGTGTACCCGAGGAGTTTAACATCAGCGGCAAAGATGTGGCTACTCGCTTTGCCGCAGTACATGTACCCTATATACAACCAGGAGAATCACGCGATTTAACGCCCATTATGCTGCAGACCTTTGAAGGTGGATGGCAGAAGGGTGTGGATATATACAAGCAATGGCGCAATAGCTGGATGAAGACCTCAGAAGTCCCAACATGGGCTATGGAACCTCATGCCTGGCAACAAATTCACATCAATTCGTCCGAAGATGAACTACGCATCCCATTCCGCGATTTGGTGAAGATCGGCGAGGATTGTGCGAGGAACAAAGTTAAAGCTATTCAGTTGGTAGGCTGGAATGATGGCGGGCAGGACCAGGGCAATCCATCTCATGATCCTGATCCGCGTTTGGGTACCTTTGAGGAACTCAGAGAAGCTATAGCCAAGATACAATCTATGGGAGTTAAAGTAGTATTATTTTCGAAGTTTACATGGGCCGACAGAGCTACCGAACGATTCAGGAAGGACTTGATAAAGCTTGCCGTAAAAGACCCTTATGGTGATTATTATATGCATCAAGGTTATCAATATCAAACGGCTACCCAATTGTTAGATATAAACACAAAACGTTTAATACCGATGTGCTTTTTAAGTGAAGAGTATCTGAGAGTGTGCGAAGAAGAATTCAAGAAGGTGTTGGAGCTGGGCGCCGACGGTATACTGTTCGATGAATGTCTGCATCACGGACCGGCTTTGCTATGCTTCGATACCAGCCATGGTCATCGCTATGGTGCGCCGGTTTATGCCAATGACCGTAAGCTTATACAAAACTTTGCTCGTATGGTACAGGATAAGCCGGATTTTCTTTTTGCCGGTGAAGCATGCTACGATTGGGAATTTGAGGCCTATCATCTGTCGTATCATCGCAGCGAAAGCAAATATCACATACCCTTAATGCGTTATATGCTTCCTAATATGCCTATTATGACCGCTGTTACCGGTTTCAATGATCGCAATATGATCAACCAATGCTTGATGTACAGATATATAATAAGCTATGAACCATATAATTTCAAAGGGCGTTTAGGCGATTTTCCAGAAACCGTGGCTTATGGCAGGCAAATGGATGCTCTAAGGACAGAGTTGCGCGATTATTTCTGGGACGGAGAATTCCGACATGAATGCGGTGCAGCTGTATTTACTATGGATGGCCAACCCTATCGTCCATATGCAGTATTTATCAATGCAAAAAGCGGTCGCGCTGGGGTGGTTATAGCAAATTATGATGAATACGATGGCGTGACGGTTAAGGTTGAACTGGATAATGCCGACTCGTTAGAGCGTTATCGGTTGGTTGACGATGATCAGTGGAAGTCTGTCGAAGAGGGTATAAGCATACCGCCGTGCTCGGCAGTGGTGATTATATAAAATATTAAGTATGAGGAGATGAGCGGTACTAGTGGCAACTATAAAAGATGTGGCTAAGTTGGCAGGCGTGTCTATTTCCACCGTATCCAGCGTGATAAACAAGAACAAGAACGTCAGCGATGAATTGAGACAGGGGGTAGAGGCTGCCATTAAAGAATTGGGTTACCAAACCAATCCGGTAGCCCGTAGCCTCAAAAATCGCCGTACCGGTGCTGTAGGGGTTATTATACCTAATATAACCAGCATATTTTTTGCTCAAGTTTTAAAGGGCATGGAAGACAGTGCTTATCGGTTGGGATATAATCTGATATTATGTGATTCTAATCAGGATGTGGACAAAGAAAAACAATATATACGCCTGCTGGAAAATCGCTGGGTAGAAGGTATTATATTGGATTCCAGTGCTGATGCGAGGGAACATGGCGCCTATATAAATCATTTAATCCAGAGGGTAATAAAGGATAAGGGCATACCTATCGTTTCTTTGGAAAGGGGCTTAAAAGATACCGAATTCAGCGCTGTTGTAGTGGATAATGAGCAGGCCGGTTATGAGGCTACGAAACATCTCATAGAACTGGGGCATAAACATATAGCTCATATAGCCGGACACTATAAATTTCCAATGTCTCGTGATCGGCGAAGGGGTTATAAGCGGGCACTAGAGGAAAACGGCATTGTTTTTGATGATGGACTGGTAAAACAAGGCGATTTCTCACCTTTGAGCGGTTACAACGCTATGAAAGAATTGCTTATGGAAGGCAGGGATTTCACAGCGCTTTTCGCCGGCAACGATCAGATGGCTATAGGTGCCATGAAAGCTATAAAGGAATCTGGTTTGAGGATACCGGAAGATATGGCGGTGGTAGGCTTTGACAATATACCGGCAGCATCGTTGGTAGATCCACCCCTTAGCACTATCAATGTGCCTAAGTACCGGATGGGAGCCATAGCTATGGAAATGCTGGCTGAGCATATAAAAAATCCAAATACATCATCGCACATTGAAATATTGCCTAGTAACCTCATAGTTCGATCGTCATCCGATCCACATGCTAACGGTAGCTGGGACCTTTTTGGATGGTAGTCGGTAAATCGTAAAATAAAAGAAGGTTTTTTTCGGTTTTCTGCCGAATATTGCTTATATGATAATGCTATCGTTGTAATCTGGCTCTCAACCCAATAAGGTAGCTTAACAGAAGGAGGAAAACAGCATTGCCCTTTGAAGGAGAAGCTAAATGGATATGGTCAAAAGATGGCTTTTTCACCAATGTAAATACAAAGACCCCGTACAAAACTGCATATTTTAGACGCTCTTTTGATGTACCAGCTCATGGATTGCATTTGACAGTGCATGTTTCGGCCGATAGCAGATATATATTGTATCTTAACGGCCGTTTGGTAGCTAGAGGACCAGCCAAGGGCGACATAGCCCACCAATTTTATGATACCGTGGTATTAGATGGCTGGCTGCAGACCGGCCAAAATGTGCTGTCTGCAGTGGTTGTAAGTTTTGCCGATGCTTGGCCGACTTATGGGGGCTTTGGAGGACCCAATAGCGTTATGTCTGTCACATCGGCCTTTATATTAGATGGTTGTCTTGCGAATGGTGACGGTCGCATAATAGAGGAACTATATACCGACGAAAAATGGAAAGTTATGGATGATATAGCTTATGGACATCATCCTGACGGTACAATCACAGGTATGAGCGAGGATCTGGATGGATGTGTTTATCCGTGGGGTTGGCAGGCTGTGGATTTCGACGACAGGGCATGGCAACGGCCTTTTGTATTATCTCACGGAGTACGACCGGATACAGTAACCGATAATCCTTTGCCATATAGGTTAATACCGCGTATGATACCTATGATGGAGGAAAGCAAAGAATGGTTTTCAGCAATATATCAGAGACAAAGGATAGATTTTGATGACCGAGCATTTTTAACCGGTTTTGACCCGATGGTAATACCTGCGAATACTACAGTTAGCTTTGTACTGGATGCCGGTAGCCTCGCTACTGGTTTCCCGATAGTGGAGTTAGAGAAAGGAGCTGGCGCTACAGTACGCCTTACCTATTCTGAAGCATGGTACGAAAATGAGCGCAAGAGTCCATATCACATACCCGACAAAGGCTATATAGAAGGCGTGCATGATACGCTGCACTGTTCTGGGGATACAATCTCTTATGAACCAATGTTGTGGCGTACCTTCAGATACGTAAAAGTTGATATAGCGACAACCGATAAATCGCTTGTGCTTAAGAACATATGCTATCGCTTTATAGCATATCCATTTGAAGAATTAGCATATTTCGAGTCATCAGACCCTAGGCATAAAAAGATATGGGATATGTCGTTGCGTACCATACGCTTGTGCAGCCATGAAACATTTGAGGACTGTCCGTATTATGAACAGATGCAATATGCCAGTGATAGCCAGGTGGTCTCACTGATTGCGGGCTATGTATCTGGTGATTGGAGATTATCTAAACAAGCTATATTGCATTTCAATTGGTCGCGCAATTATGAGGGTATAACTATGAGTCGATACCCGAGCCGTGTGCCGCAGATAATACCGTCGTGGTCACTGTTATGGGTCATAATGGTGAGCGATTATTGGATGCATACCGGGGATGAGGATACTGTTGTGCAATGCCTGGACGGTGTGGCATCGGTGCTGCACTGGTTCGAAAGCTACTTAAACAGAGAATATCTTCTGGAGAAGCTGCCTTATTGGGAGGTAGTGGATTGGGTAAAGGAATGGGATTCGCCCAATGGCTGTCCTCCAGGAGCGCAAGGCGGTGTAACCGCTGTCATCAGCCTTCAATATGCCGCGGCTTTGCTCTCGGCAATTCGTATGATGGAGGCATTTGGCCGCCCACAAGATGCTCAGCAATTCACCGATACATATAACACTATCATAGAATCAGTGCAGCGTACATGTTGGAGCGAGCAGTACGGTTTATTCCGTGATCGGCCGGGCTATGATGAATTCAGCGAGCTGGGTAACGCATGGGCTATACTGGCCGGAGCTGCTTCGGATACCCAAGTTGAGCAGATGGCAAATAAACTGGGACGAGATAAACGCATGGCTAAAGCTACTTTATATGGTAGGTTTTATGTTTTCAGAGCGTTGAGCAAGGCCGGCGCTTATGATGTGGCGGGGCGGTTGTTGGATATTTGGTATGA encodes:
- the rhaI gene encoding L-rhamnose isomerase, translating into MSDEYKLWEKKQQDKGVNIGWVKERLKSFKVETPSWGYGDSGTRFKTFKQVGVPRNLFEKLEDAAQVNKYTGMCPTVAIHIPWDKVDDYGKVKEYAAQLGLKIGAVNPNLFQDDDYKFGSLTNVKPDIRRKATEHMLECIDIAKEVDSNIISLWLADGTNYPGQGDFRMRKHYLEQCLKEVYDALGDNMRLLIEYKCFEPAFYHTDIADWGMSYTFSSKLGPKAQVLVDLGHHLQGTNVEHIVAFLLDEGKIGGFHFNNRKYADDDLIVGSINPYELFLIFNELITASLDESTAQTAANIAYMIDQSHCIEPKIPAMIRSVLNIQTAYAKALLVNRNELKQAQEADDVMAAEAIVREAFETDVQPLLEAVREEMGLQPDPMATYIKSGYGEKILSRGIGGKGWE
- a CDS encoding DUF6259 domain-containing protein; the encoded protein is MNTIVLKNDNLYLEFEASNGALIGLTAVNTGWKMLDRSQLGLSFRLLIPLPGRRNNPVYGEKQKVSDIHVSPDNSSAVFVWNGVASEYGGRHDIKLTMEVKLNAEQVIYAVHIDNNSEYTVENVYCPYLGDIQHPPADKQFEAFIYNYGSAQQWALWPIYQNTRGYYGVDYPMQFGPPSACGAPTAPFCLLHGATQGLYVGVYEPSAELVAWHTELRPGYGSSIDSRVPEEFNISGKDVATRFAAVHVPYIQPGESRDLTPIMLQTFEGGWQKGVDIYKQWRNSWMKTSEVPTWAMEPHAWQQIHINSSEDELRIPFRDLVKIGEDCARNKVKAIQLVGWNDGGQDQGNPSHDPDPRLGTFEELREAIAKIQSMGVKVVLFSKFTWADRATERFRKDLIKLAVKDPYGDYYMHQGYQYQTATQLLDINTKRLIPMCFLSEEYLRVCEEEFKKVLELGADGILFDECLHHGPALLCFDTSHGHRYGAPVYANDRKLIQNFARMVQDKPDFLFAGEACYDWEFEAYHLSYHRSESKYHIPLMRYMLPNMPIMTAVTGFNDRNMINQCLMYRYIISYEPYNFKGRLGDFPETVAYGRQMDALRTELRDYFWDGEFRHECGAAVFTMDGQPYRPYAVFINAKSGRAGVVIANYDEYDGVTVKVELDNADSLERYRLVDDDQWKSVEEGISIPPCSAVVII
- a CDS encoding carbohydrate ABC transporter permease, which produces MHKSKLSNIVFYICVAIFMVIIVFPFYWQIITSFKPPEQLWDIPPGWWPSRFYLGSYIAAFTQRPFLTYLKNSAIVATSTTAFAVFVTSFAGYALARLHFKGKNAILALALSVSMFPGIAIVSPLFLMMKQWNLLNSYVGLILTYTTITIPLSMWNLTTFFRTIPADMEEAAKVDGASPFYTFIRIILPLAAPGIFTTAILVFIAAWNEFLFALTFNTKDALRTVPVGIAMFPGEYTLPWGDISAASVVVVLPLIIMVLLFQQRIVSGLTAGAVKG
- a CDS encoding glycoside hydrolase family 78 protein — protein: MMKNASPYAPVELRCEYLVDFLGIDNPKPRFSWLLDHDEKGQYQTAYQIVVADNTQSVGNDEGNVWDSGRVESDNSAGMVYQGQQLKPCTRYFWKVRWWDKNGQISPYSRVAVFETGLMADDNWQAKWIGDKSRQEVVVPGGDGLNQGKGFTLYMGSLFRKEFVLSKKPVRARAYVSGIGYYEMRINGKKVGDRVLEPGQTDYKKTVLYSTYDIMPYLNNDANAVGIMLGNGRYVKDYGYDFPRLIAQLLIEYEDGSSDVIVTDQTWRTHAAPIRENGIYYGETYDARMEVKGWDEPGLNDEGWEAAEIVSAPGGKLISQAMPPIKVTKSFPAVRLTNPMPGVYIYDFGQNFTGWVRLQVQGSAGTTVKLRFSELLYDDGTLNVNVNRNAQATDTYTLKGEGIEVYEPRFTYHGFRYVEMTGFPGTPSLDTLEGRFLHTAVEPTGGFECSNQLLNNIHRNIIYGQLSNLMSVPTDCPQRDERMGWMGDAQLVAEEAGYNFDMAAFWGKYLDDIKDCQKEDGSVSDVVPAYWPIYPADPAWGTAYISIAWELYRFYGDVTVLERHYDSMKRWVDFLTAHTDESGLVNYYHYGEWCAPGSIPPKNMPWEITSAFFYYHDALMLSQIARLLGKDEDAESYRQLSGNIKDAFNNKFLNAEHGCYSFSSQTCNVLGLQFDIVPEDKEKTVVDVLLRQVIESWDYHFDTGIIGTKYILDTLAKYGYKDVAYKMMTQEDYPSFGYMIREGATTVWERWEKLTNRGMNSHNHIMFGTVDAWFYKDLAGIIPEQPGFKRVTVKPVVPSGLDHASASVKTVRGMVGSQWKRNQDSFHLEVTIPVNVTARVMVPKLDFDDVMVKENDVSVDSQNLSTCCDNEEEYFVFDVGSGVYTFEVERA
- a CDS encoding LacI family DNA-binding transcriptional regulator — translated: MATIKDVAKLAGVSISTVSSVINKNKNVSDELRQGVEAAIKELGYQTNPVARSLKNRRTGAVGVIIPNITSIFFAQVLKGMEDSAYRLGYNLILCDSNQDVDKEKQYIRLLENRWVEGIILDSSADAREHGAYINHLIQRVIKDKGIPIVSLERGLKDTEFSAVVVDNEQAGYEATKHLIELGHKHIAHIAGHYKFPMSRDRRRGYKRALEENGIVFDDGLVKQGDFSPLSGYNAMKELLMEGRDFTALFAGNDQMAIGAMKAIKESGLRIPEDMAVVGFDNIPAASLVDPPLSTINVPKYRMGAIAMEMLAEHIKNPNTSSHIEILPSNLIVRSSSDPHANGSWDLFGW
- a CDS encoding sugar phosphate isomerase/epimerase family protein: MPREIPICVNNWIFGNAPLREVVERATKMGFDGIELVGEPAIYKPAEINGLVGAYGLNVCSICGMYPGPEEGDLRALCHPDRIEREKAIDYVKACVDLAKKINARSVLVAPSLVGQPGLFVSKADDIQRAVESIHKAAQYAEDQGIMLTIEPINRYEVGLVNSLDDTVAMAKAIGSDFVRIMGDTFHMQIEEGDGIPNALRRAGSYWVQHIHVADNTREAPGMGTMPWREIIRALHDIDYEGVISMEPLPKGKAPYDARNGNIPADKLDMDLKFGLEFLKREQDTVMRYKP